One window of the Trifolium pratense cultivar HEN17-A07 linkage group LG2, ARS_RC_1.1, whole genome shotgun sequence genome contains the following:
- the LOC123905262 gene encoding uncharacterized protein LOC123905262: MSNLPDIAQAFATYVSGVCDGGGESSRGASQHSDRGAFEVMTHRYDKLHADVRSNAMMTKTCYMEYDPMNSRGVLPRIYARCIGPVIGNTVILQDTNLNQIQVVVERDKLGIYFTHGWSRLRDFYKISAGAWVVLTFVNPFLFHIKLINITGVPITCPLTNPPYKLMLEEGFQTGTWDAPTPFFVMPKVYSHRLEKTLTVADVTSGNLTLLWGGFCKDALPDEQSQLTLIDWIGNTWKECHLRFDDGTKTTCKISGQWSDICKIHHLADGVVVKFGVTEASNNKVIYFKLSPFIGVRTTLHAPSKSGDRKFIHQTQHYFML; the protein is encoded by the exons ATGTCCAATCTTCCAGATATTGCTCAGGCGTTCGCTACCTATGTGTCTGGTGTATGCGATGGTGGCGGTGAGAGTAGCAGGGGTGCTTCGCAACACTCGGATCGTGGTGCTTTTGAag TTATGACACACCGGTATGATAAGCTTCATGCCGATGTGAGATCTAATGCTATGATGACCAAAACATGCTATATGGAGTATGATCCAATGAAT AGTCGAGGAGTACTACCAAGGATTTATGCCCGCTGTATTGGACCTGTGATTGGCAACACTGTGATTTTGCAGGACACTAACCTCAACCAAATTCAGGTTGTTGTTGAAAGGGATAAGTTGGGAATCTATTTCACTCATGGCTGGTCTCGCTTGCGAGATTTCTACAAAATCAGTGCTGGTGCTTGGGTTGTCCTTACATTCGTTAATCCTTTCCTTTTCCATATCAAACTTATAAATATCACTGGAGTCCCCATCACTTGCCCTCTCACTAATCCTCCCTATAAGCTCATGTTAGAAGAAGGTTTTCAGACAGGTACTTGGGATGCACCTACACCCTTCTTCGTAATGCCAAAGGTCTACTCACATAGGCTTGAAAAAACATTGACTGTTGCTGATGTCACAAGTGGGAATCTG ACTCTTTTATGGGGTGGCTTTTGCAAAGATGCACTTCCTGATGAGCAGTCTCAGCTGACATTGATTGATTGGATTGGGAACACTTGGAAAGAGTGCCATCTTCGGTTTGATGACGGTACAAAGACCACTTGCAAAATATCTGGACAGTGGAGTGACATATGTAAGATCCATCATCTTGCTGACGGTGTGGTCGTCAAATTCGGTGTCACCGAGGCTTCCAACAACAAGGTCATATACTTTAAGCTCTCTCCTTTCATTGGCGTGCGAACAACCCTACATGCTCCTTCCAAATCCGGCGACAGAAAGTTCATCCATCAAACTCAGCATTATTTTATGCTTTAG